A part of Paenibacillus donghaensis genomic DNA contains:
- a CDS encoding DUF4082 domain-containing protein, which yields MINTFKFPINTSAPFSGNSSTTVAHRLRFSKNTTISALYWYRGNTTYAPIVTPRIYELSGKVIGTGNGTIESSFLLGWYRLPLTTPVELIANTDYLIGCFFSIGAPIGYSNLAVGNYTYDIGGDLSMTLSDGLYWSNGGSGVDVVPIRQGGGNLISIGFDGVSYNRKVLVFNKNQYKKYTNTWENISTNPIESDYISGNTLEQLSLIPESAWSQLTGNVELCYYTDDSTKTEAQFNIETTPFTLAEEWEDKEIKIIEYTDDPNQSESTITLETEPFSLYDELGDTVDVLYYTDDPSKTSANLNVTANYSPLDEIVGDFDVVTWTDDEDIAVGNEPTLEYGALPFEQLIIQPSDFSSYGTVKSFVASKIGDARLRFITSFDSGTTWKIYRFGKWRLINKADLLIVRKKGMSVDELNVIPEKDLIGANRLGYYLDNSIHNSAENVQLDYVKVSSLAPTQDVKFSDVAFYLLNTTATIQIALQGNKIVGTLDDTDTGRVQYRVILNGNPYYPASGDFSPLMPSPLNIRLNISEKDVVFGQDNTLKVEFQDYWGQTDFWQTTFVGTYSGIMFKDETGQFLSNSFGEILKHLDFGVVIAGQTTLEQKVIVKNQLGIQVQNLILEVQKEKLPEGVKIELSRSNFPFTPEDPLLFNMFFDENEEFEFYTRILTDIQAPPAANGEFEVRAKADPV from the coding sequence ATGATTAACACATTTAAGTTCCCTATTAATACTTCCGCTCCGTTTTCTGGGAACTCCTCTACAACGGTGGCACACAGACTTCGTTTTTCAAAAAACACCACTATCTCAGCTTTATATTGGTATAGGGGTAACACCACATACGCCCCGATTGTCACGCCTAGAATATACGAATTAAGTGGAAAGGTTATTGGTACAGGGAATGGAACTATAGAATCAAGTTTCCTATTGGGATGGTATAGATTACCTCTAACGACGCCTGTAGAGTTGATTGCAAACACAGATTATTTAATAGGTTGTTTTTTCAGTATTGGCGCTCCTATTGGATATTCAAATCTTGCTGTTGGTAATTACACTTATGACATTGGTGGAGATTTATCCATGACCTTATCAGATGGACTATATTGGAGTAATGGAGGAAGTGGTGTTGATGTTGTACCAATAAGGCAAGGTGGTGGGAATTTAATTTCTATTGGATTTGATGGTGTAAGCTACAATAGAAAGGTATTAGTTTTTAATAAAAATCAATACAAAAAGTATACAAATACTTGGGAAAATATATCAACTAACCCCATAGAAAGCGACTATATTAGTGGGAATACGCTCGAACAATTAAGCCTTATACCCGAATCCGCATGGTCACAACTAACAGGAAACGTTGAACTGTGTTATTACACCGATGATTCAACCAAAACAGAAGCACAATTTAATATTGAAACCACTCCCTTCACTTTAGCAGAAGAATGGGAGGATAAAGAAATAAAAATAATTGAATACACCGATGATCCCAATCAATCAGAATCGACTATAACTTTAGAAACCGAACCATTCTCACTATATGATGAACTTGGTGATACTGTAGATGTTTTATACTACACTGACGATCCATCCAAAACATCAGCTAATCTAAATGTTACAGCCAACTACTCCCCTCTCGATGAGATTGTGGGAGATTTTGATGTTGTCACCTGGACAGATGATGAGGATATTGCTGTGGGTAATGAGCCAACTTTGGAATATGGCGCATTACCATTTGAACAACTTATTATTCAGCCTTCAGATTTTTCGTCATATGGTACGGTTAAGTCATTTGTGGCAAGCAAAATTGGCGATGCAAGATTGAGATTTATCACAAGTTTTGATTCAGGTACAACTTGGAAAATTTATCGTTTTGGCAAATGGAGATTAATTAATAAAGCTGATTTGCTTATTGTCAGAAAAAAAGGAATGAGCGTTGATGAATTAAATGTGATACCCGAAAAGGATTTAATTGGAGCAAATAGGTTAGGTTATTATCTGGATAACAGCATTCATAATAGTGCTGAAAATGTGCAGCTGGATTATGTCAAAGTTAGTTCGTTAGCTCCTACTCAGGATGTTAAGTTTAGCGATGTGGCATTTTATTTGCTCAACACTACGGCTACGATTCAAATAGCTCTACAGGGTAATAAGATTGTCGGAACCTTAGATGATACTGATACAGGTAGGGTCCAATACAGAGTTATTTTAAATGGTAATCCCTACTATCCTGCCTCTGGTGATTTCTCACCGTTGATGCCTTCCCCTTTAAATATTCGGTTGAATATCTCTGAAAAGGACGTAGTGTTTGGACAAGATAATACATTAAAGGTTGAGTTCCAGGATTATTGGGGTCAAACCGATTTCTGGCAAACAACTTTTGTTGGAACGTATTCTGGGATAATGTTCAAGGATGAGACAGGTCAATTTCTATCAAACTCATTTGGAGAAATCTTGAAACACCTGGATTTCGGTGTGGTTATTGCTGGTCAAACCACATTAGAGCAAAAGGTGATTGTGAAGAACCAACTAGGAATCCAGGTTCAGAATCTAATCCTGGAAGTCCAAAAGGAGAAACTGCCTGAAGGAGTTAAAATTGAATTGTCTCGTTCAAACTTCCCGTTCACTCCAGAGGACCCATTGCTGTTTAACATGTTTTTTGACGAGAATGAAGAATTTGAATTTTATACTAGGATCTTAACCGACATTCAAGCTCCTCCAGCAGCCAATGGTGAGTTTGAAGTAAGAGCTAAAGCAGATCCAGTATGA
- a CDS encoding DNRLRE domain-containing protein yields MDEIDEISSIITIKNRLSNQMAGSFKLYRPMTDDIEAEFIVKKSTGDDLRSIIEVRVEKYADVNATMDIMYRGNSDAEGEIEAIAANYIDGLIEVRPHNRMFGKFELMGAPKVSVTLPPIADATTRSREDLRTINYGDTRSMLTGKTIDEEFGAFVQFADFVESIPDLKFIESAKLRLYYTNVHSEANIELHQPNTIWRELGITDANKPQSVEKLSDTFTINTVQRYVEFDVKDIAKRWQDGTLDNYGFIISTSDDVRYTLFTRESDYPPQLIVDYITSQVFSIGRSELECGIFVYGKGDSDLSARLTVDSDVGINNMESYLYVHRSADFMHSDVVSNMPISKPDLFSRMTVQRREFTDLESVITVGVRSMTEIDSSIGISIPDIDSWLTVDPNMSLASIINVPAHEYLDSYIAVSQPDLNATLTVSDHTRVNSYMDSVLTVRTEYESIIDSTIDVSVRDLAGLISIRGIAETEMDGILQVPDRYDVDSTLGYSHPDMNATLTIRAIGDSGLDGLIEVPYYEDMDSTFGYSRPDLNAMLTVTYTSEVESEIYVKDKEYLNSMIDVKNISEMSGVLMIKAVNQIDGEMTVNNPELFGYLIPRVTGDSDLVGQMLIKKRNVADLNSYISVRGKGNRNFVIMF; encoded by the coding sequence GTGGATGAAATCGATGAAATAAGTAGTATTATCACTATTAAAAACAGACTCTCTAACCAAATGGCAGGGAGTTTTAAACTATATCGTCCGATGACAGATGATATAGAGGCTGAATTCATTGTTAAAAAGAGTACTGGTGACGACCTAAGAAGTATCATCGAAGTCAGAGTTGAAAAATATGCCGATGTTAACGCAACAATGGATATTATGTATCGAGGCAATAGCGATGCTGAGGGAGAAATAGAAGCCATTGCTGCAAACTACATAGATGGGTTAATTGAAGTAAGACCACATAATCGTATGTTTGGTAAGTTTGAATTAATGGGCGCTCCCAAAGTCAGTGTGACTCTCCCTCCTATTGCTGATGCAACTACAAGAAGTCGTGAGGATTTACGGACAATAAACTATGGTGATACTAGAAGTATGTTGACTGGTAAAACCATAGATGAAGAATTTGGAGCATTTGTACAATTTGCTGATTTTGTAGAATCTATTCCTGATTTAAAGTTTATTGAATCAGCCAAGCTAAGATTATATTATACAAATGTACATTCTGAAGCAAATATTGAATTACATCAGCCCAATACTATATGGCGAGAATTAGGTATCACCGATGCCAATAAACCTCAATCAGTTGAAAAGCTTAGTGATACATTCACGATCAATACTGTTCAGCGATATGTTGAATTTGATGTTAAAGATATCGCTAAAAGATGGCAGGATGGTACTTTAGATAATTATGGGTTTATTATCTCAACTAGTGATGATGTTCGATACACATTATTTACTCGGGAGTCAGATTATCCTCCTCAATTAATTGTTGACTACATTACGTCACAGGTATTTAGCATAGGACGCAGTGAACTTGAGTGTGGAATATTTGTTTATGGTAAAGGCGATAGTGATTTGTCTGCTAGATTGACTGTAGATAGCGATGTAGGGATCAATAATATGGAATCCTATTTATATGTCCATCGTTCTGCTGATTTTATGCATAGTGATGTCGTAAGTAATATGCCAATTTCTAAACCAGACTTATTCTCTAGGATGACTGTACAGAGACGAGAGTTTACTGATTTAGAATCAGTGATAACGGTTGGCGTTCGAAGTATGACTGAAATTGATTCAAGCATTGGTATTAGTATTCCAGATATAGACTCTTGGTTGACTGTTGATCCCAATATGTCATTGGCAAGTATTATTAATGTTCCAGCGCATGAGTATCTAGATTCATACATAGCCGTATCACAGCCCGACTTAAACGCTACGCTGACAGTCTCAGACCATACAAGGGTAAATAGTTATATGGATTCTGTACTAACCGTTAGAACCGAATATGAGTCCATTATAGACTCAACTATAGATGTATCTGTCAGAGATTTGGCTGGTCTCATAAGTATTAGAGGGATTGCTGAAACAGAGATGGATGGGATTCTACAAGTTCCAGACAGATACGATGTAGATAGTACACTGGGCTATTCTCATCCAGATATGAATGCCACTTTAACAATTAGAGCCATAGGTGATAGTGGATTAGATGGTCTTATTGAGGTTCCATATTATGAGGACATGGATTCTACTTTTGGATACTCTCGTCCTGATTTGAATGCTATGTTGACCGTTACATATACTTCAGAGGTTGAGAGTGAGATATATGTTAAGGATAAAGAATACTTAAATTCAATGATTGATGTTAAGAACATTAGTGAAATGTCTGGTGTACTCATGATCAAAGCTGTCAATCAGATTGATGGAGAAATGACCGTTAATAATCCTGAGTTGTTTGGGTATTTGATACCCAGAGTTACCGGAGACAGCGATTTGGTCGGACAGATGCTGATTAAGAAAAGGAACGTTGCAGACTTGAATAGCTATATTAGTGTTCGAGGTAAGGGAAATAGAAATTTTGTAATCATGTTTTAA
- a CDS encoding phage holin family protein: MKDFNFKLLANKDYSFLYALSGAGGSILSYSFGGWSGLLEILLLMFAIDYISGCVASLKSGKGLKSSIGFWGLIKKGMMLLMVLLGHRIDLALNMNLVMNGTIVFWISNELVSIFENYGRMKINIPPIYKKIFTIFKDRAEAATKDEDKPEQ; the protein is encoded by the coding sequence TTGAAAGATTTTAATTTTAAACTATTGGCGAACAAAGACTACTCTTTTCTCTATGCGTTATCAGGTGCTGGAGGATCAATTTTGTCCTATTCGTTTGGAGGTTGGAGTGGACTATTGGAAATATTACTATTGATGTTTGCGATTGATTATATTTCAGGTTGTGTTGCAAGTTTAAAATCTGGGAAAGGATTAAAAAGCAGTATTGGATTTTGGGGATTGATAAAGAAAGGCATGATGCTGTTAATGGTTCTATTGGGCCATAGAATTGATTTAGCCCTAAATATGAATCTGGTCATGAATGGCACAATTGTTTTTTGGATATCAAATGAATTAGTCAGTATATTTGAAAATTATGGAAGGATGAAAATTAACATCCCTCCGATTTATAAAAAGATATTTACAATTTTCAAGGACAGGGCTGAAGCAGCAACAAAAGATGAAGATAAACCAGAACAATAA